The bacterium genome includes the window TCAAGAACATGATCGGTCTCGATCCCACGCTCGAGCAGTGTTCCGCCTGCCCACTGGAATGCGAAGGCGACGCCTGCACTCCCTGAAACACAACATTCGCAGACTCACAGACCGTCAAGCACGGATTGAACAGCCCGCGACTGCGATCACAAGGACGAGACCCAGCAGCCAGACGGGGGATAGCGTGGGAACGGGCACGGCCAGGGGATCGGCGACGATCGTAAAGTCGTCGGCCCACACGTATAGCGCCTGGCCGATCTTGCCGTCGAGCTCACGGAACTGAATTTCGCTAAAGCCCACCGGTCCCGCATCGACGATACCGAAGAACACGTGGGGCCCCACCCATATCTTTCCGCCGTCGATCGGATTCTGGTAATCGCCGTCCAGCACGAACCCCATGTTGGCCCCGTGGATTCCCGTGAAATATCCTCCGGCGCCGAAAATGGGATTGAGGCCGGGGACGCGCTGCAAGGTGATTCCGTCGTGGTGAACACAGTGGGCAGGGGGCGTGTCCACGTCACAGGTCCCAGCCGTTCCCCACGCGTAGCCGTGTTGCCCGTCCCAGACCCCCCACGATCCGGTGCGGTTCGCACCGGGTCCGGTCTGCACCGTATTGGGCGCGGGTGGAGTCGGAGCGGGTGGGTCGGTATGAGTGGGGTCAAAGTCGTTTGCACGCCACTCGATCCCCTGGCTGATCACGCTCAGAGAGCTGCTCGGGTGGCGCGATGCTCCCCATGTGGCGTCGTCCTCGAAGCTCTCGTCGAAACTCGGGTGACCGAGCTCTGCGATCTTGGCTCGGAAAGCCGATTCATTCCAGCAGGTAAAAACCTGCGGGCCACCCCAACATGCAGTGAGCGAAACAGTGGCTTCGACGGGCGTCGCGGGACTCGCAAGCGCTCGATAGATGAAGCTATCGCTGCCGTTGAAACTCGGTCCGGGCGAGTAGGTAAAGGAGCCATCAGATGCCAGGACGAGCGTGCCGTGGCTTGCGTCAGAGACGAGCTCGGCCGTGGCTCCGCTCTCTCCGGCGTTTTCACCATCGAGGGTGTCGTTCTCCAGAACCCCGGGCTCCTCGACAACCAGAGTCAGGCCCCAGGGGATCCCGAACTCGTCATCGTTCGCGACCAGAACCTGGGCGTCTGCCGATCCCGCGATGCCCACCCACAAGATCGCATACGCAAAGACACCGAATATTGTTGGAACCAACAGGTGTCGTCTGCGCTCGAATTTAAGGAGATCCACTTCAGTTGAGTCCGGTATCCGTCATATCGACACTCTGACATGCTCGAGTGTATTTGCATAGGTCCTGCAACTAGCCCGTTGCGACCAGCGTCAACCCGACGAAGGTGAACGCGACCCCGGTCCACTTGGGTGTACTCGAGGCTTCTCCGAGCAGGCGAATGCCTACGAGCGCTCCCAGTGGCACGCTGATCTGTCGCAGTCCCACCACGTAACTGACGTCATCCGCGTAGGCCATGGCCGTCAGAACCAGCGTATACGAGGCGTAGATGCCGCATCCCGTAAATGCGGCGGCGATTTTGTGCTCGCTCAAGACTTCTCGAAGTGCCACTCGCTCCTCCCTGCGGATTGCGACCCAGAATCCGAGGAAAATCGAAGCCGTCAGTGCTTCCATCGGCGCGTAGAACATGACCGCGTGAACCGCGCTCATCGAGAGATCGGGCGTCTCGCGCAACAAGCGCAGGCCGTGATCGTCGAGCAATGAGTAGGTAGCCGTACCCATTGCAGCGAGTAACGCGAAACCGGCACAGGCATTTCGGAAATTGTTCCAGTTCAGATCCGAAAAGCGCTGAAGCGGCAGGATCACACCCCCGCACACGATCCCCGCGATTCCGATCATGCACTGGGTGCTGATCTGGTCCGAACGCCCGAGCAAGAGGGACACCAACACCACGAATACCGGAGGGGCCGAGCGCGCGATCGGATACGCGATGGACAGATCTCCGACACGATAGGCGGAAGCGAGATTCGCGTAGTAGAAGGCCTGCGCAAACCCGGCGCCGACCAGAATCCAGACGATGATTCCGGGGATGCGCGGCAGTTCGAAAAAGAGCAGGAAAAGCAGAAGGAGACAAAACCCGCCGAAGCTATTGGCTACCAGCAAGAAGCCCGCCGATGGATTTCGTTGCTTGCCGAGCGCGTTCCAGCTCACGTGCAGGATCGCCGATGCAAGAATGAGTAGAACCGCGTAGCTGGTCATCGCGGTCCTTCCTCGGGTCGATTACTCCGTTTCGACGCTATTCGACGGTATCACAACTCGGCCAGCGCGGGTTCAAGCCAGTGCGATGAACCAGCACAGCGAAAGCACAGCGAGTGAGCCGATGCCAAGAGCGGCTTGTCCGGGCGCGGCGACGATCTTCGGCACTCCGTAACCCCAGGCGATTCCGAGTGCGCTACCGGAGGCCAGGCCGAACAGATGAGCGCTCACATCCGTGTTCTCGCCGCCGGTTCCCAGCATGGCCAGCAATCCGAGTCCCCCAGCAAGTGGAATCCACGCGCGACCTCGTCGCAATGGGAGTTCGCGTCGGTAGACGAAGGCCATTCCCGACAATACGCCGATCGACCCGAACAACGCGGTCGACGCTCCCACAGAAACATGCGGACCCGACTGAGCCCATGCGTTGATCCAGTTGCCCAGAGCACCCGATGTCAGCGTCAGGCTCAGACCGGGTCCAGGTCCGATCCAGCGACACAGCGCGGTGACGAAGATCACGCACGAAGCCGTGTTTCCGAGCAGGTGGGGCAGGCCGGAATGCAGGGTGAGCGCCGTGACGACGCGCCACACCTCGCCCGACAGGATCAGGAAAGAGTGGGCTCTGCCTTCCTCGTACCAGGTCGGGCCGGTTTCGTTGACCAGAATGTGAAACAACACGAGTCCGAGCGCCGTGATGAAACCGGCATTGCTCGGGCCGTGTTCGACCAGCTTGGGCTGGGGCCTGGCTCTTTCCGCGTTCTCGCGGTCGTAGCTGTCGAGAGCCCAGGATGCGCGTTCGACGTCGGCGTCTTCGATCCAGAGCAACCAGCCTTCCTCAGCCCGGCGCACGCCGTGTGAGATGCGCTGCGAAGCAAGGACGAGCGCCCACGCGTCGACATCTCGTCGTCGCTGGCTGCTGCGGATCGGTCTCAGCGCCCGTACTCGACCGGGTCGATTTCGAATACCAGTCCCTCGAGTCGCTCTCCGGAAGCGCGTCGCGCCGCGTTCTTGCGGGCCACATCGCGAAACAACGCGAAAGCACCCCGGTCATCAAGGTGTGAGACGTCGCGACCGGTGTGTTCCTGGAAGAGTTCATTGCGCAGACTGCGAACCGTCGGCTCATGCCAGAACGATGCGTTCAACTCGGTATCTCCGTGGAAGGACCGCTCGGCCACGTTGGTCGACCCGATCGTCGCCCAGCCATCGTCAACCAGAGCAATCTTCGCGTGCACGTAGATATCGCCGTAGCTCTGGGGTCCCGCATGCGACGCGATGCCTGCGAGTACGAAGTGGGGGTGCTCCTTCAGTCGACCCACGAGGTCGAAGAAGGGCTGGAGCTTGGGATTCTTGAGCGCGCGCACATACTCGGAATGGGCGTTTCCCGGCACCAGGAAGGCGACCTCGACACCGCGCTCGAGTGCGGCGTGCAACTGCCCGACGATCCCGGGCGAGCCGATCGCCTGGTCCTCGATGTAGATGGTGCGCTTCGCGGCCGAGAGCGCCGCGTGGTACTGATCGAGGATGCTCCTCTCGCCCTCGTGGATCGGATGTGGGTCCGCACCCGGTGACGGCTGTGTATTCCGGTAGCGGTCCTTGGAAACGGTGCGCGTGATCTGTACCGGGATCTCACCGGCGACCGCCGAGATCTCCACCGGGAACTCCAGGTTTCCACCGTCGCCTTCAGGGGGCCAGAATCCATCTTCCGCCTGGTGTTCAGACGCTTCGTTCCAGCGCTGGACGAAGTTGTGGTGCACGTCCGTGCCCGAGGGGCCGCGAACTTCTACGTACACGTCGTGGATGTTGCCGCCGTCTCGGTGCGGATGCCCGCTGGCCACTACCGAGGACTGTCCCAGATTGATTCCACCCACGAAGGCGATCTCGCTCGGTCGGCCCGCGTCGACCAGCCAGCTCTTCTGGTGGTGACAGAGTTTCTCGGGGAGATAGTCCCATCTGGCCAGGAAGCGCGCACCGCGCTCTGCCAACCACTCGCGCTCTTCGGCGGTGCCCGAGAAGTGCTCTCCCGGTGTTTCTTCTTCGAGTTCAGGGGAGCGCCAGAACAGCACCCGTACATCCACACCGCGTTTGACGGCTGCGTCGAGTACGTCGAAGAATCCTCCGCGACCTCCGGGCATCTGCACGTCGCGGTCGATGAACGCGACGGTGATCCACGCGCTCGATTGCGCCGATTCGACGGCCTCGCAGATGCGGCCGAATGCAGGCTCGCCGTCGACCAATGGCCGGACTGTGTTTCCCGAGCGAATCGGATAAGTTCCCGAGCGCACGAATGGGATGTAATCGGCGTGGCGTTCCATGAGTCCTCCGGGATCGGCGTGGAAGGCCGATTCTACCCCCAGTCAGTGAGAACTATACATGAGCGACGTCCAGATCCGACCTGCAAGGGCCGAAGATCTTCCGCAGCTGACCGAGATCTACAACCACTATGTGCTCGAAACGCCGATCACTTTCGACATCGAGCCGTTTAGCGTCGAGCAGCGCGCAGTCTGGCTGGAACAGTTCGCCGAAACCGGACGTTTCCGCCTGTGGGTGGCCGAAGAAGCAAGCCGGATTCTCGGCTACGCGGGATCGATGCGCTTCCGCCCGAAGGCGGCCTACGATGTCTCGGTCGAAGTCACCGTGTATCTGCGCCCCGATGTTCAGACCCGAGGACTCGGAACGGGTCTCTATCGCGCATTATTCGACTCCCTATCGGGCCAGGATGTGCATCGGGCCTACGCGGGCGTGACGCTGCCCAACCAGGCGTCACTCGCGCTACACGAACGCTTCGGATTTCGCGCGGCTGGCTTCTATGACGAGGTCGGCAGGAAGTTCGGGCGCTACTGGAGCGTGCAGTGGCTGGAAAAGAAGTTCGACGGCTAGTCGGTCGGGTTTCCGGGATGACGCTCGTAGTGTTCGAGGGTGGGGAGGTCGTCGGCGACGTTCTCAAGTCCGCCAATCTCCTCGGCGGTGTGCTCGCTGAGTTGGCAGATCCGCACGCGAGAGTCGTAATCAAAGGACCGGCACGCGAAGTCTTTCGAAACCCTACAGGCGAGTGCGCACTCGACCAGCGAAACCCCGTCGAGCTTTTCTTGTGTGTGTCCCTGCACGCTGGCTCCCCGCACCCGGCGGAAACCTCCCGGCATGACTGGAAAGGCGTCGAGAATCGCTCCGGCGCCGACTGCTGGCAGCTGACCTGCAATCGGGGGGATCGGGTCCGCAGGTCTACCCGCAGGCGGGCGAGCAGTGCAGCCCATCTGCCATGCGCAGATGATTACCAAGAGCATCAGGTTTCCGAAGCCGGGCCCGCCGTTCCGCATGATCGCCTCCCTGCAACAACGATCATACGCCTCTGACTCAGTGTTGGGGGGGGGGGTGCGCAGTTCACGCGCAAACAACACGCAGTTCCCGAGGTCCCACTGTCAAGTGCGACACGGCGAGGGCCGATGGATGGAAGGTCCCTCATCTGGAGCTCTCCCCATGCAGCCCGAAGAGAAAAGCCCGGACGATTCTCGAGACGCGCACCGTTTTGTGTCGCGTGTTTCGGTGAAGTTATGCGCTGGCGGCAAGGAAGTCGAAGCCGTGATCACCGACATCTCCTCGGCGGGGGCGCGGGTCGAAACGACCCTGCCTGTCGAACCGGGAGCGATCGTGAAGATCCACTACCAGATGCCCGGTCGGCAATCCCAGAATCTTCTGGTCGGCGAAATGGTCCGCTCGACCCCCGGCGGTTTCGCGATTCGCTTCCTGCCAGACGAGCAGCAGTAGCCGCCAGGAAGCACCGGAATTCGGTCCAACCCGGTCGCGGGAGCCGCCAGTCCTCAGCCCAATAGCGCCGCAGATCCGGCGACCAGAAGCACCAGGACACCCCAGAACAGAGCGGCCAGCGCTCGCCCCAACAGCCGTTGGGTCGGCAGGTGAGCTTCCGAGAACCGGGCATGATGCGTGTTCGAAGTCGTCACGATGGATCTCCTTGCCATGCCCATGTGCAACTGCAAGGCAAGTGCCAGGCCTCAAAGGCCGAGAATACGCCTCTGGCAAGGTCTGGCTGCAGCCCACCAACCCGCCCCGCAACACTCCGGCTTCACAAAGGTTGTGGTCTGAAGAATGGGCTTGGACCCATCTGAGGTGCTGGGACCCGGGGAGAGGGCCGAAATGCGTCCCTCGCAGAGGCCTTTTGTTCCCATTTCCGGCCTCTCGGCACAGACCCATTCTTCGGACCACCGCTGGAGTGTTGAGGAATTCTTCGGGTTGGTTCATGTTTGCCCTCGCGACCCCATCGCTGCCCCACGCAGTGCTGGCCGGCCGGGGGGCCGGGAGTCGCCATCCCACTCTCTGAGATTCTGCTGGAGACCCCATGCGCCTAAAATATGGATGCAACCCTCACCAGGCCTTTGCGTCGCTCGAAGCGATCGAAGCGGGTACCGCGCCGCTCAGTCTGCTCAACGGCACGCCCTCGATCATCAATCTTCTGGACGCGCTCAATGCCTGGCAGTTGGTAGCGGAGGCGCGCCAGGCCCTCGGCTTGCCGGCGGCGGCGAGTTTCAAGCACGTGTCTCCTGCTGGTGCGGCGGTAGCGGTGGATCTTCCCGACGATCTGGCGCGCGCCTACGAGGTGGCGGGGCGCGAGCTCACGCCTGCAGCGATCGCCTATGTGCGCGCGCGCGGCGCCGATCCCAAGTGCAGCTTTGGCGACTTCGTCGCGCTTTCAGATCCGGTCGATCAGGCGACCGCTGACTTTCTGAAGGGCGTCGTGTCCGATGGCATCATCGCACCCGATTACGAAACGGATGCGCTCAAGACGTTGTCCGCGAAAAAGGGTGGCTCTTTCATCGTGCTGAAGGCGGACGCGAGTTTCGAGCCGCCCGAGCGCGAGGAGCGCGAGGTGTTCGGAATGAAGCTCGTGCAGGATCGCAACAACCGCGCGATCGAATTATCGGATCTGGACGATGTCGTGTGCGGAAGCCTGACCGAAGCGGCCAGGCGCGATCTGGTTCTGGGCATGATCGCGCTCAAATACACCCAGTCCAACTCCGTGGGGTACGCGCTCGACGGGCAGATGATTGGCATCGGTGCTGGCCAGCAATCCCGGGTCGACTGCACGAAGCTCGCGGGGGCCAAAGCCGATGTGTGGAACCTGGGCCGACACCCGCGGGTGCTCGGGCTTGCGTTCAAAAAGGGTGTGAAGCGGCAGGACCGCATCAACTGGCGCGTGCGTTTCATCGAAGGGGATCTGACTAGCGGCGAGACGCAGGCCATGCAAGAAGTGATCGAAGGCAAGCTGGAACCGCTTGGCGCAGACGAGAAGCGGGAATTTCTGGGGCAGGTCGACGGCGTTTCGCTGAGTTCGGACGGCTTCATTCCCTTCCGCGACAACATCGACCACGCGGCACGTCACGGTGTGAAGTTCATCGCGCAGCCCGGAGGGTCGACGCGCGACGCCGACATCGAGGCCGCGTGTCAGGAGTACGGCATGGCGATGGTCCACACACATCTGCGCCTGTTCCACCACTGAGCCATGAGCGTCCGTATCGAGTTTCCGCGCGAATACCCACACGTCGCATTGGTGACGCTGGATCGACCCGAGCGAGGCAACTCGCTCAATCCACTGGCTCTAAGAGAACTTGCCGCGGCCTGGCAACGCATCGCCGACGACGACGAGATTCGCTGTGCCGTCCTGAGCGGCAGCGGAGAACGGGTGTTCTGTTCGGGTATGGACATGCGCGAGACCATCCCCGTGTCCCAGGCTCTGGCCCGCGGAGAGCGCATCGATCCCCACGATTTCGATGGGTTGCGCAATGTCGGTAAAGCGTTGCTTGCGGGGTTTGATCTGAAGACGCCCCTGATCTGCGCGATCAACGGGCACGCGCGCGCCGGTGGTTTCGATCTGATGCTGGCCAGTGAGATGCGCTACGCGGTCCCCGAAGCCACATTCGCGCTCGAAGAAGTGGCGCTCGGCCTGTACCCGACCGGGAATGCGACCGTGCTACTGCCGCGCCAGATCGGCTGGGTACACGCGCAGGAACTGCTCTTGTGTGCGCAACCGATCGACGCCGAACGAGCGCGCTCCATCGGGTTGATCAATGAGATCGTGCCGCGCGACGCTCTGCTCGAAACGGCCTTGCGCGCCGCGAGCACGATCGCCGCGAATGCACCTCTGGCCGTTCGCGAAACCCGGCGCGGTGTGCGCGAACTGCTGGGGATGGATCTGGCGAACGCATACGAGCGTCAGGAACAGTTGGGCAGTCCTTTGCGCAAGACGGAAGATGCCCGGGAAGCCCAGCAGGCTTTCGTGGAAAAGCGTGCACCCGTCTGGAAGGGTCGCTGAGCTTGGCCGATGCAGACCGCGAGCGCTGGGATCGCGCTTACGGCAAGGGTCTGCACATCGGTGGCGACGCACCCGAGTGGCTCGCGAGGTTTACTGCGCAGTTTCCGGAGCAGGGACGTGCACTCGATGTGGCCAGCGGTACGGGTCGCATTGCCTGCTGGCTGGCCGCACAGGGTCTGAACGTGCTGGCCGTCGATGTTTCGCAACAGGGATTGCGCCTGGCCCGCGAACGCGCCGAGAGAGATCGCGTATCCATCGAAACGCTGTGCCGTGATCTCGAACAGACGCCGCCGCCCGAAGGCCCCTTCGATGTGATCACCTGCTTCCACTACCTGCAGCGAGAACTCTTTCCGCAGTTGGTCGAGCGACTCGCGCACGGCGGCGTGCTGATCTGCGAACACAAGACGGTCCTGAATCTGGAACGACACGAGAAACCGTCCGCGCACTTCCTTCTGGAGCCGGACGAGCTTCCGCGCCTTTGCGCTCCGCTCGACATCGAACACCACGAAGAAGACTGGATCGACGACCGCGCGCTCACCCGGATCGTGGCGCGTAGACGAGCCTGAAGGTTCGTAGAAGAATCCTCTGCTAACCCGTGCCGAATTCGAGCAGTCGGGCCGTGACCTGATCCGGGACGATCATCGGCAGCAGGTGTCCGGCATCGATCTCGTCGAGTTCGATGCTGGGGGCGATCTCGACCAGGCGTTCGTACACCTGTCGCGGGAAGTTCCCCTGCGCCGCTCGCAGGAGCAGCCCTTCGCCGCGGTACTCGGCTGCTTCAGCAAACGTGTCGATACTGGGACCGGCGTCGAAGACTGCGGCCTCGACCTCGCGCGGGCACGAGAGTTCGACACCGCCCTCGGGTCGATCGCGCAATCCGTAGCGCAGATACAGGTCCAGGGCGTGCGGGGTCCAGTCGGCAAAGGGCCCGCGACCCTGCCAGGACGCCCGCGCGGTTTCGCGACTTTCGAACCTGTCGCGACGCTTGCGTGCGATTTCGGCCATCGGATGAACTCCACCGGCCCGATTTCGGAGCATTTCGAGTTCCAGGTCTTGCGGAATCACTACCGGGTCGAGCAATGCGACGCGATCGAAGATGTCGGACCGGCGCGCCGCAGCCACGAGTGTGGTCGTGCCGCCAAAGGAGTGACCGACCGCGAGCGCGATGCGCTTCGCGCCGAGTTCTTCAAGCAAGGTCTCGGAAATCGCGATCAGATCCTCGACGAACTCGCCCCACTGGTAGCCCTCGGGCACCGGGGGGCGGGACGATGCGCCGTGGCCGCGCGAGTCGAAGCCGAGAACGCGGAAGTTCTGGGTCAGACCCCGGGCCACCGGATCGAACAGTCCCGCGCAGAACCCATTGGCGTGAGCCAGGAGGGCCACCGGACCCGAGCCTCCCCAGTCGAGTACCGCCAGGTCGACTTCGCGTTTCGGGAGCGCGACGATGCGTTCCGTCGGATCGTCGCTCAAAGACGCAGCTTTCTCCGCAGTCGATACAGGTGACGGATGGCGCGCTCCATCGCGTCCGCATTTTCGGGAGCGTTCAGCCAGGAACTCGCACCCGACGGATGGGGCAGGGGAACGATCCAGCGCCCAAGATCGTCTTGATGTGCAAAGCCCACCGCTTCATTCAGCGGGCGGCCCCCCAGAAAGACCTTGATCGCCATTCGCCCGACGGGCACGACCAGCAGCGGTGAGACCAGTTGCAGTTCGCGCTCCAGAAACGGCCAGCACAGGGCGATTTCCTCGGCGCTGGGTGCGCGATCGCCGCGACCGCTCGCCGCCGCACCCGGATAGCAGCGGGTCACCGCCGTGATGTAGTGCTCTTCGCGAAAGCCTTCCTCCGAGAAACCGGCCTTTTCGAGCCAGGTGAACAGGCGTTGACCGGACTTGCCCTGAAAAGGCAGGCCGTCTTCGGCTTCCTGCGAACCCGGTGCCTGCCCGACCAGCAGGGCGCGCGCTTTCGCCTTGCCCGAAAACACCACGGGTGGAGTTGCATCGTGACCCGCAGCGCTGCACTGACGGCAATCGCGCATCTGATCGTGGAGGAGCTTCAATCCTGATTCCTGGGCCTGGGTCACGGGCGGCACTATAACCGCCTCGATCCGGCGCCGCTTCAGTCCGTGTTGACCTCGGGGCGACGCGGATCCAGAATGGTTCCGGTCCGTCGGGACAGTCCCGCTGGACCAACGCTTTTTCGTCCCGCTCGAGGCCCCGATGGGACCCAGCGGACAACCTCAGGAGATCAGCATGAAGGCCGCCGTCCTCCGCGGAATCAATCAGCCTGTTTCGATCGAAGACGTCAGTGTCAGCAAGCCCGGTCCCCGCGAAGTGCTCGTGCGCACGGCGGCCGCGGGTGTGTGTCACAGCGATCTGCATTTCCAGACGGGCGACTATATGTATCCCATGCCCTGCGTGCTCGGGCACGAGTCCGCGGGTGTGGTCGAACAGGTCGGCTCGCAGGTCACCTACCTGGAGAAGGGCGATCACGTCATCTCCTGCCTGTCGGTCTTCTGCGGCTACTGCGAGTACTGCATGACCGGCCGCCCCGCACTGTGCACCAAGGAAGGTCTGCGTCGCGGTCCCGAAGAAGCTCCGCGCCTCAGTCAGAACGGTGAGCCGATCCACCAGTTCCTGGATCTCTCGTCGTACGCGGAGCAGTTGCTCGTGCACGAGAACGCTCTGGTCAAGGTGACCAAGGACATCCCGTTGGATCGCGCTGCGCTGATCGGGTGCGGCGTGACCACTGGCGTGGGCGCGGTCTTCAATACCGCGAAAGTCGAGCCCGGTTCGACGGTCGCAGTCGTCGGTTGCGGAGGCGTGGGTCTCAACGCCGTACAGGGTGCGGCGATCGCCGGCGCCGGACGCGTGATCGCGGTCGATATGTCGGATGCGAAACTCGAAACGGCCCGTCGGTTCGGCGCTACCGATGTGGTGAACGCAAGTGCTGGAGATCCCGTCGCACAGGTCCGGGAACTGACCGGCGGCGGTGTCGAGTATTCCTTTGAAGCAATTGGTCTCAAAGTGACGACCGAGCAGTGCTGGGAAATGCTGCGCCCAGGCGGAACGGCGACGATCATCGGCATGATTCCGATCGGGACGAAGATCGAACTGCACGGTGTCGACTTCCTGGCCGAAAAGCGCATTCAGGGTTCGACCATGGGCTCGAATCGCTTCAGGGTCGACATGCCCAGGTACGTGGACATGTATCTGAATGGCAAGCTGAACCTGGACGATCTGGTTTCGCGTCGCTTGAAGCTCGATGAACTCCAGGCGGGCTTCGAAGCTCTCAAGTCAGGTGAAGTCGCCCGCAGTGTCATCGTGATGGATCAGTAGAGGGGCGACGACGCAGTGAATCGAGCGCAGCCGACCGGGAGGAAGAAATCATGAGTCAGGTCTTTCTCGATCCCAGTAGTGAACGGAAACCGACGCGCCGGCCCAGGGCGCCGCGTCTCTCCAAGCTCGCGGGTGCCACGGTCGGTTTGCTCGATATCTCCAAACCGCGCGGCGATGTGTTTCTTGGCCGGATCGAAGCGCGTCTTAAAGATTCGGGCGCGGAGGTGCTTCGTTTCTCCAAACCCACCTTCACAAAGCCCGCACCCGTCGATCTGCGCCACGAAATCGCCACGCGTTGTACTGCGGTGATCGAAGCGCTCGCGGATTGAGGCAGTTGTACGTCGTGCAGTGTGCACGACACGGTGGATCTGGAGGCGCGAGGCCTGCCGGGCGTGTTCATTGCGACCGAGCAGTTTGTCGAAGGCGCAGATGTGCAATCGAATTCGCTCGGCGCGGAAACCGCCGGCATCTACGTGGAGCATCCGATCCAGGACCGCACCGATGACGAGATGATCGCCATCGCCGATCGGGTGTTCGGCGAAATTGTGGCTGCGCTCGTCGCCGGTTGAAGCGGAAGCCCAGCGGATCGCGTCAGCTTCGTTCACCTGCGAAGGCCGCGCGCGCGGCTTCGAGCGTCTCGAGGCTGCCGATGTCGAACCAGCGTCCGTCCAGGCGTTCGCACGCGACTTGTGAGTGTTGCACCAGCCAGGCCATGAAGTGGCCGGGAGCGTCCGGGTTGCCGCCTTCCCGCAGGTAGCGTTCGACGTCACCGGCGACGGAACAGGGAAAGAAGTACAACGCGATCGCAGCGAGCCTCGACTGTGGGTTCGCGGGCTTCTCGACGAAACTCGCCACGTCGCCTGCGGAGTTCAGGGTGATTTCGTTGTACGGGCGCAGCGAGTCCGGGTCTTCGACTTCGCGCACGACGACCAGGGGTGTTCCCTTGGCGCGGAACGTCTCGTAGGCCGGACTCGGATCGAACTCCAGCAGATTGTCTCCAGCGACCACCAGCCAGTCTTCGCCATCGAGCGGGACCTCTTGCAGTGCAAAGGCCAGGTCGCCGATCGCTCCCAGGCGATTGTCTTCGTCGGTCGATCCGTCGTTCAGAATGCGGATTCCGGGATCGAAATCTCGGGCCCAGTCTTCGAAGGCCTCGGCGAAGCGCGCATTGGAGATGACGATCACCTCTGAAATCTCAGGCAGTCCGGTCAGACGGCGCAGAATGCGCGTCAGGATCGCCTGACCGCCGACTTCGAGCAGTGGCTTCGCGCGCTCGCGTGTCAGTGGGTAGAGTCGCGTGGCGTAGCCCGCGCCCAGGACGAAGATCTTCACGCGCGACTCGTGGTTGTCGGGAGTACGCTGGGTCGAATCAGCTCGTAACCGGCATCTCGATAGGCGCGTTCGATCGCCGGAAGTTCGCTGGCATCTCCCGGCACACCGATCACTGAACCTCCTGAACCACAGAACTTGACGGCGGATCCCTGAGAGCGGCCGATCGCGACGAGTTGCTGATCGCGATCCGTCAGCTTCCAGATCGTCGCGCGCATGTCGAAATTCCGGTCCACGCATTGGCGGAACCCGGCCAGATCGCGTTTCTGCAGGCAATCGATTCCTTCGTCCACGAGTTCTCGGAACCTTCGCATGGCCTCGAGCACTTGCGGGTCGCCCGAAGTCCAGCGACTGCGCACGTCCGAGTGCACGCGACCGGAGACCTCTCCGCCGCGTGGATCCCAGGCGATGTACATCACCGGCAGTAGCTTCGGGTCGAGCCGGGCGTAGGAAGCCGGCGTTCGGGGAGGCGCGAAGTCCATGTGCAAGACGTCCTCGTAGGCCTGGGCTACACGATCCATGGGGCCCGCCGCGATGCCCAGGTCATCGACCTCGGCGGCGAGCGCGAGTTCCGCGAGTTCATGGGCTTCGGCGCCGACATCGAACCACTCGAGCAACGCGCGCAATGCGGCGATCACGATGGCACTGGAGCCGGCCAACCCGACCTGGCGCGGAATACTGGTCTCGTAACGCATGCGGAAACGCAGGCGCGGGTCGTCTTCGCCAAGCCGCTCGAGTTCGGGCCAGTGAATCGCGAAGCGTCGGATTGCCGCGCGCAAAAG containing:
- a CDS encoding GHMP kinase; its protein translation is MASMKTTTGKAHARVGLLGNPSDGYEGQAIAFCTSDFAARVTLETAGRFEIVPGPDDEFDAPSVQALSRGLALRGCDGGVRLLRAAIRRFAIHWPELERLGEDDPRLRFRMRYETSIPRQVGLAGSSAIVIAALRALLEWFDVGAEAHELAELALAAEVDDLGIAAGPMDRVAQAYEDVLHMDFAPPRTPASYARLDPKLLPVMYIAWDPRGGEVSGRVHSDVRSRWTSGDPQVLEAMRRFRELVDEGIDCLQKRDLAGFRQCVDRNFDMRATIWKLTDRDQQLVAIGRSQGSAVKFCGSGGSVIGVPGDASELPAIERAYRDAGYELIRPSVLPTTTSRA
- a CDS encoding uracil-DNA glycosylase, with the protein product MKLLHDQMRDCRQCSAAGHDATPPVVFSGKAKARALLVGQAPGSQEAEDGLPFQGKSGQRLFTWLEKAGFSEEGFREEHYITAVTRCYPGAAASGRGDRAPSAEEIALCWPFLERELQLVSPLLVVPVGRMAIKVFLGGRPLNEAVGFAHQDDLGRWIVPLPHPSGASSWLNAPENADAMERAIRHLYRLRRKLRL
- a CDS encoding nucleotidyltransferase family protein, coding for MKIFVLGAGYATRLYPLTRERAKPLLEVGGQAILTRILRRLTGLPEISEVIVISNARFAEAFEDWARDFDPGIRILNDGSTDEDNRLGAIGDLAFALQEVPLDGEDWLVVAGDNLLEFDPSPAYETFRAKGTPLVVVREVEDPDSLRPYNEITLNSAGDVASFVEKPANPQSRLAAIALYFFPCSVAGDVERYLREGGNPDAPGHFMAWLVQHSQVACERLDGRWFDIGSLETLEAARAAFAGERS
- a CDS encoding alpha/beta hydrolase; this translates as MSDDPTERIVALPKREVDLAVLDWGGSGPVALLAHANGFCAGLFDPVARGLTQNFRVLGFDSRGHGASSRPPVPEGYQWGEFVEDLIAISETLLEELGAKRIALAVGHSFGGTTTLVAAARRSDIFDRVALLDPVVIPQDLELEMLRNRAGGVHPMAEIARKRRDRFESRETARASWQGRGPFADWTPHALDLYLRYGLRDRPEGGVELSCPREVEAAVFDAGPSIDTFAEAAEYRGEGLLLRAAQGNFPRQVYERLVEIAPSIELDEIDAGHLLPMIVPDQVTARLLEFGTG
- a CDS encoding class I SAM-dependent methyltransferase, which codes for MADADRERWDRAYGKGLHIGGDAPEWLARFTAQFPEQGRALDVASGTGRIACWLAAQGLNVLAVDVSQQGLRLARERAERDRVSIETLCRDLEQTPPPEGPFDVITCFHYLQRELFPQLVERLAHGGVLICEHKTVLNLERHEKPSAHFLLEPDELPRLCAPLDIEHHEEDWIDDRALTRIVARRRA
- a CDS encoding Zn-dependent alcohol dehydrogenase; this translates as MKAAVLRGINQPVSIEDVSVSKPGPREVLVRTAAAGVCHSDLHFQTGDYMYPMPCVLGHESAGVVEQVGSQVTYLEKGDHVISCLSVFCGYCEYCMTGRPALCTKEGLRRGPEEAPRLSQNGEPIHQFLDLSSYAEQLLVHENALVKVTKDIPLDRAALIGCGVTTGVGAVFNTAKVEPGSTVAVVGCGGVGLNAVQGAAIAGAGRVIAVDMSDAKLETARRFGATDVVNASAGDPVAQVRELTGGGVEYSFEAIGLKVTTEQCWEMLRPGGTATIIGMIPIGTKIELHGVDFLAEKRIQGSTMGSNRFRVDMPRYVDMYLNGKLNLDDLVSRRLKLDELQAGFEALKSGEVARSVIVMDQ